A stretch of DNA from Dehalobacterium formicoaceticum:
TGGGGTCCCGGCCCTCTGTCGTAAACATCGCCGATAATATGAAGATGATCCACTGTCAGTCTTTTGATTACTGCGGAGATCGCGATAATAAAATCATCCGCCCGATCCAATTCTACAATGGTTTGAATGATTTGATTGTAGTAATCTTTTTTATTAAAACGGTACTCATCCTCATGAAGCAGCTCTTCAATGATGTAGGCAAAATCCACCGGCAGTGCCTTGCGCACCTTGGAACGGGTATATTTTGATGAAGCATCCCTGCATACTTGAATCAACCGGTAAATGGAGATTTCATACCAGTCAGAAAGGTTCTCCTCTTGATCTTTCACCAGCTGAAGCTTTTCTTCGGGATAGTAGATCAGGGAGGCTAAGTCATTGATCTCATTTTGGGAAAGAAACTTACCCAGGGTGTCAATAATTCTTCTTTTTACGACGCCGGATCCATTATTCATTACATGGTTAAAGGCTTCGTATTCTCCATGCAGATCCGTCAGAAAATGCTCCGTCCCTTTAGGAAGATTCAAAATGGATTTGAGATTGATCACCTCAGTGGCAGCCTTGGAGATGGTAGGAAATCTGCGAGACAATAGTTCAAGGTAATCCTGTTCTGCAATCAGTTCTTTCACGTTGAATTGGTTCATATTACAGCCCTCCATTAAAAAGCATGACTTATACCCGAAAACTGCCGGGTACTGCTCACATCTTATTAAATATTCAACGATATTGCTTGATTTCCTTTAATATCCATCCATTATTTTTCGACAAAAATATCTTGGCATTCATCTGATGAAATAATCATCATTATATTGCAACAACGGCTCTGTATACCTTATTTTTGATAAGAACCATGGCTTAATAAACCATGGTTCTTAAAATAACTATTTTATCTTTAATGTCCAATTAAAGGGATCTTCTAAAACACCTGTCTGGATACCGGTAATCGTATCGTATATCCTGGTTGCTATTTCTCCGGTTTTTCCATCATTGATGGAAATGATTTTTCCTTGGTAATTGAGTTCACCAATGGGAGAAATGACAGCAGCAGTCCCGGTACCAAAAGCTTCCTCTAGTTTGCCCTGGGCATGAGCTTCATAAATTTCATCAATACTGATCCTTCTTTCCTGAACAGGAATGCCCCAGTGCTTGAGCAGTTTTATGGTGGTATCACGGGTGATCCCGGCCAGAATGCTGCCCTCTAAGGCCGGAGTGATCACTTCACCGCCCACTTTGAAGAATACATTCATCGTACCAACTTCTTCAATGTATTTTTTTTCAATCCCATCCAGCCATAAAACCTGAGTATAACCTCGTTCTTTGGCAACTTCCTGCGCCTTGATACTGGCTGCATAGTTCCCGGGAGTCTTGGTATATCCCAGACCTCCTTTTACAGCACGCACATAGTTATCTTCCACATAAATTTTTACCGGATCAATCCCTTCAGGATAATATGATCCCACCGGAGATAGTATCACCATAAAACTGTACGTATGGGAAGGTCTCACACCTAAATGGGGATCCGTGGCGAAAACAAAAGGACGAATATAAAGGGAGGTGTTTTCACCCTCAGGAATCCAGTCCTGTTCCATTTCTACCAGCTTGCGAATCGCGGAAACAGCAAATTCTACATCAAGAGTAGGAATACAAAGACGCTCATTGGAGATATTCATGCGCTCCATGTTGGCATGAGGCCTGAAGAGCAAAACGTGATGATCTTTAGTTTTGTATGCTTTTAAACCTTCAAATGTAGCCTGTCCATAGTGAACAACCATGACGGAAGGATCAAGTTCTAAAGGACCATAAGGGATGATCCGGGGGCTGTGCCATCCCCTTCCCTCTTTATAATCCATAACAAACATATGATCTGTAAAATAATTTCCGAAACCTAATTCGGACAGCTGAGGCTTTTCCTTAGGTTGTAGTGTTTTTTGAATCTTGATTTCATCCATGATAATATGGTCACTCCTTCTGCGACATCTATAATATTAACAGAATTCCCGGCATCAGATAGTGTTTTAGTCCTTTTGATGCTAAGAAATCGTTGCCCAGCAACTTAGGATCCTTTACCCCCCAAGTCAATAAACTGGGATTAGGGACAATTAATTACCCAATGATTTCTTGGTATCAAGTGGAGTTTTTATTCCATCTGATGCTTAGAATTAGTTATCGGATTAATTCTCTATTAATATATAATATCACATATATCTCTTGATTTGTTTACTTTTTCATTACAAATTTAAAAAAGATGATAAAGGTAATCGATACCCATTCATCAACTTGAAGGACTGGCCGGATAAGATGAAAGAGAAAAGAGCAGGGCATATTTTGCTCCCTGCTCTTACTCTGTATAAATTAATCATAAAACATGCTTCCCACTTCCGCAGCCTCTAGTTTCACGGCACAGTCGTTGCTGCACACAGGACGGCCGTTAATGCCACCCCATTTGTCCCAGAGATATTCCGCTGCATCAATGGTTTTTTTACAATAAGCGCATTTCTCCACCATTTTAGGACGGTATGATCCGCAAACCTCCGGCATATAGGTCTCATTCCACTTATGTACTTTACCGCTTTTAATAATTTCCTCACGGAGAGTACAATCGATCTCATATGGTTTAGAGACTTGATCCCAAGGAGAATTGTTATGATGAACTATAACGCCATTCATACAATTGAGACATGTTTTTCTACCCAATTAAATCAGTCCTTTAAGACAATCCTTATTTACTGGCTTTTTCCAGAGCCACGCGAACAGCATCCACAATCCGATCCAGAATCGCTTCATCGGCAACTAAAGCCGGGGCAAAGGTTAAGGTGTTGTTCAAATTATTATGGAAGCTGCGGTTGGTGCGTCCGATGAGCACGCCCTCTGCCGTAACATCAGCCATGACTTTGCCCATTCTTGCTTCGTCTAATGGTTCCTTGGTTGCTTTATCCGCCACCAACTCAACTCCGGCAAATAAGCCTTTACCACGCACTTGACCTACTATCGGCAGATCAGCCAGTTCATTTAACCTGCCAATTAAATATTCACCCATTTTAGTACTGTTTTCAAGAAGATTCTCTTCTTCCATGATGTGCACGTTTTCCAAACCTGCTGCTAGGCTGCCGGTGCATCCGCCGTAGGTAGAGATATCTCTGAAGAAATCCATAGGCTTATCGGCATTTTCCAAGAAGGTATCAAACACTCCTTGTTTCGTTACTGTAGCCGACAAAGCAGCGTAAGCACTGGCCATTCCTTTGGCCATGGTCACCATATCCGGATCTACATCAAAATGCTGATAACCAAACCATTTACCGGTGCGGCCAAAACCATTAACTACTTCGTCCATAATCAGCAGGACATCATATTTTTGACAAATCTTTTGTACCATGGGATAGTATTCAGGGACCGGCATGATAATGCCGCCGCCGGCAGTGATAGGCTCAACGATATAAGCACCTACCGTATCCGGACCTTCTTTTAAAATCACATCTTCCAAAGCCTTAGCACAGTCGATATCACAACCGGGATATTCTTTGCCAAAGGGGCAGCGATAACAGCAGGCATGGGGTACTTTTTCAAAGCCCGGTACAAACGGCCCATAATCTTCCCGACGTTGTTCCTGACCGGTGGCACTTAATGCAGCAATCGTGGTGCCATGGTAATCACGATCCCGATAGAGAATTTTGGTTTTATCTTTGCCGGGATATTTTTTTCGATTCCCTTGACGTACCATTTTAAAAGCTTTTTCGTTGGCTTCCGAACCGCTGTTGGAGAAATAAACCTTAGACATCCCTGGCATTTTAGAAATAATTTTGTCTGCTAACAGAATTGCGGGAATATTTCCGGCGGAGCCGGCATAATACGCCATAGTTTTTAATTGTTCATAAACCACCTTGGCAATAGATTCCCGGCCATAACCTACATTGACACACCATACGCCGCCGGAAGTAGCATCCACATACTCTTTGCCGCGGATGTCCTTGATAATCAAGCCATCCCCTTCCGTTATAATCATGGGATCCTTAGATTCAAAGACCTTATGTTGTGTTAAATGATGCCAAAAGTGGTCTTTATCCATTTTGATCATTTCATCCGCATTAAAATTTTTAGGATCAAGGTTTACCATTATAATTCCCCCCGTTTTTTATAATATTTAATGAAATAGGCATATCATTTTAATAGAATAATACTAATCGTCCTTCATATCAAATCCTTATATCTTGTATCCTATTCTATCAAAAACAGGGGAAATTTTTATTATCAGATTGTTAATTCTTATGTCCGGTTTACCTTACACAATGTCTTATCAAAAAACAAATAAAAAACAGGCTCTGTTATAAATGTGGGTCCAAAATAATTCACCCATATAAAGCCCGGCAACCCGTGGTAACCCCCGGTTTCATCTCAGATTCAACAAACTTTTCTTTTGTGACCTCAGATATGTATCCATAAACTGATCAGGACCATATAAATAAGTTATCATCTGATTGGATTAACTTGTTTACATTGATACTTTTAGGAACATTCATCCACAGATCTACACCATTGAATGTTCTGGTACGTAGCCTTAAATTTTTATTCCACCTGGCCATACCCATAAATTTGATTTCCTCTTGACCCTTAAACAAAAAGTAGCAAGATGATGACTCTTCAGCTAAACCCCCACCTTTCCATCATTCGGGGAGCATACTTGCATCAAAGTCCCTGCATATCGGCTCATGGTCGTCTGCCTTATCCACCATAAGTCCATGGGATAATTGGATTTCAAACAGTTTTTCCCCTTGTGACAGGCTACTTAAGTCATTTAAGGAATTACAAGAATATGTCACGGTACCACCCGTTCAACGGGTGGCTTGATTTTAGCCCTATAAGGGCATAGTACCTGCTGCGCCTAAAGGCGCGGTTTCGCTAGCCTAGCCCTATTACCAGCTGCCACTAAAGGGGTTAATTTACCTTGTCTTCGATGATATCCGCTTCTCATCTCATCTAAGACAACAATTAAAGGGGGACATGGTACCTGTACCCGCGTCCCCTACTGAAGAGGTATTTTTGCATTACAGAAATTGAGATATTTAAATAGCCAAGCAAAATTGGGGATATGGTTAGCAAGCCCTAATTCATCCCTTTCTAATGGTTAAATTAATCACGTGTTGCTGATTTGAATTACGTATGTTATCTAGGTGTTCATGATACTCCTTATCTAACGTTTCGTATCTTGAAATTGCAATTAAAAACTTTCCCAATTCATACAATGCATTGTCTGTTCCAGCGATAGAAATATTAATTTTGCCATTCTTAACAAAATCATCTTTTGTTTCATCAAAAATTTCATCTTCAGAAACATCAATTTTTAGTTCATCAGTAAATAACGGTTCTTTGACACCTCCGTTAAAAATACCTTTAAGTTCATCCTGTTTACCAATAAAATAATTTAAATCTACTTCAATTGTTTCTGTAATTTTTTTCATTTTTTTCGCTCCATGAAATATTTTATCTCATTTTATCTAAAAGATTAAAAGCCTTTTTTACCCATCTAATTATATCGGGATCATTTCCAATTGTTTTCGATAGATTTGTTAAATCATCAATTGAATTAACATAAATCTTTTGTGGTCCGCCTTTACCTTTAATTTGTATGTGAACATTACCAGTACTCTTACCTGTTGGCATCTCCATATCAACTCTAACTTTGTTACCCCTTATCTCCTTGTTACCCAATGTTCGCGAATTTCCGCCAGTAAATCCATTATTATTAGCCATCCCAATTAACATTTTATTAAATGCTACATCAGAATTGTCTCCACCTTGCCCAGCTTTCCCACTAACACCTCCTAAAAATACGTCAAAAATCACAAATTCTGCAGTTTTGCTAGCACCTGTCTTAATTGGATGGTCAGCTGCGAATCTTATTTGGTCGGCCTCATATTCCATGGCAGTTTGAATTGCTACTTTTTCTGAATTAGTAATTATTCCCCTTTTATATGCTTTTTCAGCATCCCACCAAAAATCGCTATAAATTTTTATTGAATCTTGAACATCCTGGTGATATTTTCCGTCATCTGCCTTTTTAAAGCCTGTCGGATCACTATAATTAATAGGATCATTTTCACAATAGGTGTACAGATTCAAACTCAATGGGTTTGTAATACTACCCTCGTAGGAATCCTCCGCTATAAACCGCCCAATACTCGGATCATAATACCTTGACCGGAGATAATAGTTCCCAGTCTCATCATCATAGTATTCCCCGGCATACCTTATCGGGTTTGATATTTGTTCAGTCTTATTCAGAATATTGCCCCATTCATCATAGGTATAACTGTTTTTTATGTTACCGTTTTCATCTACTACTTGCACCACATCTCCGTGACCATTATATAAGTAATAGTAATATGTTCCATTTATCTTCCTTGCTAATGGCTGATGTCCCCATACATTTTGAGCTGTCACTTGGCCTGATGCATTGCCCTCGGCGATTACCCTTCCATTGTAATCACTGTAATATTGTACCGTTTCCGTTGGACCGGTCTTTTTACTTCGTATTCCCTCCGGTTTATACTCATAACTGTATGTCTTGGTCCCGGTAACAAAGGTGTCCTGCCTGTCAAATGGATCATAGGTAAATGTTCCCGTTATTTCATTTTCAAAGGGTAAATTTCCTGTTACAAACTCCCGATTCCCCCGGCTGTCATAACTATATTTGGTAAGACCATTGCTGTTCGTAATCTCTTCCAAGCGATTCAATTGATCATAATCATAGGTGACGGAGCTTCCGTTATTATTTGCCGTCACGATATTTCCATTATAATCATAGCTGTAACTATAGCTGGAAATGACTGTGGTTCCTTTTTTATTTACGATTCCTGTTAATCTGTTAAGATCATCATAGGTAAAGTCAGTAGTTATCAAGGATCCGGGGTAAACTATTCTTTTAATCATGCCGTCGTTATAATACTGATAATCAAATACCTTGCCGTCAACGGTTACTTTATCCAGCCTGTTAAGGGTGTCATAATCATAATCCGCCGCTAAAAGAAATGGGTCTGTGATCCGGGTGTTGCTCCCGTTATTGTCATATGCATATTGGGTAATGATATTGCCCGGCCGGCTTTCTTTTTTTAACCGTCCATTATCATAGTATTCATAGGATGTCGTTCCGCTGCTGTCAGTAACTGTTCTGATATTTGTAATATCATTGTAAGTATATACCATGCTTTCGCCGCTGCTGCTTTCACTTAAAATTCGGTTTCTGGAGTCATATGTATAAAAGGTTTCCCTGCCTGTTCGGTCAATTGCCTTTTCCAGGTTCCCCCCGTGATCATAAATATAGTACTCCGTCTTTTGATTGGGGTCTGTTGCTGCAATCAGACGCCCTAATTCATCATAATATTTTCGGGCAAAAAATCCATCCGGATAAATGATTTTTGTTATATTGTTTTGGTGATCGTATTCATATTTTGTAGATTCTCCCCGGGCATTTTTTACTTCCGTCATTCTGCCTAAGGAATCATAGAAATATTCGGTTTGATTCAGATTTGGATCCTTAACATATTTTAAATTACCCATGTAGTCATAACTATAGTAATTATTCACCGCTATACTATTTAGCATTGATGTTTCCTGAGTTACATTCCCCAGCTTATCATGGTATTCAATTGTCAGATCCTGTTCCTCGTTAATAATTATTTTTTTTCGCTGAACATCATCATAAACAATTTCACTATATGTAAGATCGGGGTTAATAATTTTAATGATCCGGTTAAAAATGTCATATTGATATTCATTTTTATTCCCTTTGCCGTCCTCCATCCAATCCCTTTGAAAGAATAGGTTATAATGATATTCATTTATGGTAACCCATGTCCCATTTTGCTTCTCCTGCTCTTTAATCAAATTACCAAGCCCATCATAGATATTCCTTTTTTGATAGCCATTTTCCATTGTCGCTGTAACAATATTAAGGACATCATCATAGACAAGAACCTGTTCTGTTGCATCAGGATTAATGATTGCAGTCAGCCTTCCAAGGTTATCATATTCATATTGAGTATGATTGTCTGCTCCATCCCAGTAATCCGATACTCTGCCTGTATTAAAATCATAATCATAATTTTCTTCAATTGTTGCTTTATTTCCTTTATAATCTGTGGTTTCTACAGATATCCCGGTCAGGTATCCTTTATCATACGCCGGACTATAGGTATAATTCGTTATTATATCTGTTCCGTCAGCTTTGGATGTCGTTTCTACAATAAGGTTCCCATTGTCATCATCGTAACCATAATCGGTTATGATTGACTCATCTGCACCATTTTGTATTAGTATTTGCTTCTTTCGCTCCATATTACCGGTCTCATGGTCTATGGTAAACTCCGTTCTTTGTTCGGTTTCAGCGTCCATGAAGCTGGACATGCTGGTCATGATATGAAATTTGTTGTCATAGGTATATTCAGTTTGATGTC
This window harbors:
- a CDS encoding branched-chain amino acid aminotransferase, translated to MDEIKIQKTLQPKEKPQLSELGFGNYFTDHMFVMDYKEGRGWHSPRIIPYGPLELDPSVMVVHYGQATFEGLKAYKTKDHHVLLFRPHANMERMNISNERLCIPTLDVEFAVSAIRKLVEMEQDWIPEGENTSLYIRPFVFATDPHLGVRPSHTYSFMVILSPVGSYYPEGIDPVKIYVEDNYVRAVKGGLGYTKTPGNYAASIKAQEVAKERGYTQVLWLDGIEKKYIEEVGTMNVFFKVGGEVITPALEGSILAGITRDTTIKLLKHWGIPVQERRISIDEIYEAHAQGKLEEAFGTGTAAVISPIGELNYQGKIISINDGKTGEIATRIYDTITGIQTGVLEDPFNWTLKIK
- a CDS encoding RHS repeat domain-containing protein, translated to MRKDLLCLLILLVFLSYGIVPALAENSGMTPMEDAVDTIENSVNEPVHSDEENIIENITDDTDQLTDDNVEKEAEPFEEEPIKDEEPTKIVDEEEQQQPNDSLSAFQLLSRLKSFSEATDEEKKIICDFFGVDPSTMTNCAQDGYNLLESLKIANITKEFEFSIDEAAQLLLNNNDLVELNKELRRFQHLIRTSKSNEIKTEQAKGLFLKGYTTDQIKKALAAAEALELDVNDIIKDGTARKDLNIENYEELLPEDIETLKEFADDYFVDLEQLINGVQEKGIKPQDLKNKVLYYEFIQNSSDGTASMMSGSEIQFDRYFTSPFHFQANQEEKIVANNGTLQYDVNLLDLPGRNGLDLNITLQYDSAQSSLYKPVCGAEIDYSYQYEVWGGAEGYYYRDGIGTGDYNQADIEYQLIGIYDTLSQAETALNNWVDQSYIVYDYWSDGTDLIVDYYGDIYQVVSDVEWDYYNDTEADTFAELNNNLGSGWSYGFPSIEDDGDKEYLHLGDGSVYEIDISPGSSNNLVDYYLEDIKIERDYGNFSNGQKNSYYVLIHKNGAREYFAKDGRYLGIKDRYGNTIKFEHSPINDHPVISKITDTLGRVVTINSRSTSPGKTIKITCPDNTYIECILDPVPNKSGEYVLKKIKDQKGRETSFDYTYDTGKFTFFSKTYRGEQNIYANLGKVTYPTSASTEYTFEKAVGNFGNEGSYEYYRVIKREDKQSSLAYNTINYSYNGEYSGYPTYPDPKELPDTFTYRVLETDANNTQTEYYFNSKHLLTKKTVKKNGTTLLREYIYEYDSNQLLSKEKVKKLNESGNSDTIETSWNYNSFGDLLTVTDPYRHQTEYTYDNKFHIMTSMSSFMDAETEQRTEFTIDHETGNMERKKQILIQNGADESIITDYGYDDDNGNLIVETTSKADGTDIITNYTYSPAYDKGYLTGISVETTDYKGNKATIEENYDYDFNTGRVSDYWDGADNHTQYEYDNLGRLTAIINPDATEQVLVYDDVLNIVTATMENGYQKRNIYDGLGNLIKEQEKQNGTWVTINEYHYNLFFQRDWMEDGKGNKNEYQYDIFNRIIKIINPDLTYSEIVYDDVQRKKIIINEEQDLTIEYHDKLGNVTQETSMLNSIAVNNYYSYDYMGNLKYVKDPNLNQTEYFYDSLGRMTEVKNARGESTKYEYDHQNNITKIIYPDGFFARKYYDELGRLIAATDPNQKTEYYIYDHGGNLEKAIDRTGRETFYTYDSRNRILSESSSGESMVYTYNDITNIRTVTDSSGTTSYEYYDNGRLKKESRPGNIITQYAYDNNGSNTRITDPFLLAADYDYDTLNRLDKVTVDGKVFDYQYYNDGMIKRIVYPGSLITTDFTYDDLNRLTGIVNKKGTTVISSYSYSYDYNGNIVTANNNGSSVTYDYDQLNRLEEITNSNGLTKYSYDSRGNREFVTGNLPFENEITGTFTYDPFDRQDTFVTGTKTYSYEYKPEGIRSKKTGPTETVQYYSDYNGRVIAEGNASGQVTAQNVWGHQPLARKINGTYYYYLYNGHGDVVQVVDENGNIKNSYTYDEWGNILNKTEQISNPIRYAGEYYDDETGNYYLRSRYYDPSIGRFIAEDSYEGSITNPLSLNLYTYCENDPINYSDPTGFKKADDGKYHQDVQDSIKIYSDFWWDAEKAYKRGIITNSEKVAIQTAMEYEADQIRFAADHPIKTGASKTAEFVIFDVFLGGVSGKAGQGGDNSDVAFNKMLIGMANNNGFTGGNSRTLGNKEIRGNKVRVDMEMPTGKSTGNVHIQIKGKGGPQKIYVNSIDDLTNLSKTIGNDPDIIRWVKKAFNLLDKMR
- a CDS encoding aspartate aminotransferase family protein, with protein sequence MVNLDPKNFNADEMIKMDKDHFWHHLTQHKVFESKDPMIITEGDGLIIKDIRGKEYVDATSGGVWCVNVGYGRESIAKVVYEQLKTMAYYAGSAGNIPAILLADKIISKMPGMSKVYFSNSGSEANEKAFKMVRQGNRKKYPGKDKTKILYRDRDYHGTTIAALSATGQEQRREDYGPFVPGFEKVPHACCYRCPFGKEYPGCDIDCAKALEDVILKEGPDTVGAYIVEPITAGGGIIMPVPEYYPMVQKICQKYDVLLIMDEVVNGFGRTGKWFGYQHFDVDPDMVTMAKGMASAYAALSATVTKQGVFDTFLENADKPMDFFRDISTYGGCTGSLAAGLENVHIMEEENLLENSTKMGEYLIGRLNELADLPIVGQVRGKGLFAGVELVADKATKEPLDEARMGKVMADVTAEGVLIGRTNRSFHNNLNNTLTFAPALVADEAILDRIVDAVRVALEKASK